One window of the Sparus aurata chromosome 7, fSpaAur1.1, whole genome shotgun sequence genome contains the following:
- the plcg1 gene encoding 1-phosphatidylinositol 4,5-bisphosphate phosphodiesterase gamma-1, which yields MAGTSGFFSNGPVPWMDNDTEMNNLYRDLELGTVLTLFYSKKSQRPERRTFQVKLETRTIIWTRGTDKIEGEIDIREIKEIRPGQKSRDFERYVEDSAARLDQAHCFVILYGTEFRLKSLSLAATSDEEMTMWVKGLNWLVADTLKSPTPLQIERWLRKQFYAVDRNREDRISCKDLKSMLSQVNYRVPNMRFLREKLPDSEMRNGDVSFSQFAQLYRSLMFDAQKNMEIPFLQRFIDRPEQRISLDDFKSFLLESQKEMWATDSSKVQEFMFAYLKDPLREVEQPYFHQDELLTYLFSKENTVWDSSLDQVCPDNMNNPLSHYWISSSHNTYLTGDQFASESSLEAYARCLRMGCRCIELDCWDGPDGMPAIYHGHTLTTKIKFCDVLTTIKEHAFVTSDYPIILSIEDHCSIVQQRNMATYFKKVFGDMLLTKAVDIAADGLPSPNQLKRKILIKHKKLAEGSAYEEVSTSTPYSENDISNSIKNGILYLEDPINHEWYPHFFVLTSTKIYYSEETSSNQGNDDEEEHREVSNGMDQHVTEKWFHGKLGAGRDGRQIAERLLSEYCLETGAPDGSFLVRESETFVGDYTLSFWRSGRVQHCRIHSRQEAGSPKFYLTDNLVFDTLFALINHYQQVALRCNEFEMKLTEPVPQTNAHESKEWYHANLSRSHAENMLMRVPRDGAFLVRKRAEPNSFAISFRAEGKIKHCRVQQEGQTVVLGTSEFDSLVDLISYYEKHPLYRKMKLRYPINEDTLEKIGTAEPDYGSLYEGRNPGFYVEANQMPTFKCTVRAMYEYKAQRDDELSFTKNAIISNVDKQEGGWWKGDCGGKKQQWFPANYVEEISPSAAEPDRTEMTENSPLGDLLRGSVDVSSCQIVQRPEGKGSRPHVFSLVPNASMRAGPVLDVAANSQEELKEWMFKIREVTMTSEAKLEEGKMMERRKKIALELSDLVIYCRPVPFDEDKIGTDRACFRDMSSFPETKAEKYVNVIKGKKFLQYNRLQLSRIYPKGQRLDSSNYDPLPMWLCGSQLVALNFQTADKPMQMNQALFMLNGRSGYVLQPPIMRDDTFDPFDRHTLRGLEQVTLVIEVLGARHLPKHGRGIVCPLIEIEVCGAEYDSAKQKTDSEADNGLNPTWPRKPFQFTVGNSAFAFLRFVVYEIDMFNDQNFLAQATFPIHSLKTGYRSVPLKNSYNEDLELASLLVHMDIVRGRDENGEVLSPFLAVGASPLLASATAGRERLGELSSVSSTSSNMSPLPQSPAQAMAFRGREGSFESRYQSPLDDLRVSQEALMDHMDPANRRMLRRTNRV from the exons ATGGCTGGGACCTCGGGCTTCTTTTCCAACGGACCCGTTCCGTGGATGGACAACGACACGGAGATGAACAACCTGTACCGAGACCTGGAGCTGGGCACAGTACTGACACTGTTTTATTCTAAGAAGTCCCAGCGGCCAGAGAGACGGACATTTCAAGTCAAGCTGGAGACCAGGACTATTATCTGGACCCGGGGCACGGATAAaatagagggagaga TTGATATCCGAGAGATTAAGGAGATCCGTCCTGGACAGAAGTCCCGGGACTTTGAGCGCTATGTGGAGGACTCGGCTGCACGGCTGGACCAGGCTCACTGCTTCGTCATCCTGTATGGCACTGAGTTTCGCCTTAAGTCACTCAGTCTGGCAG CAACGTCGGATGAGGAGATGACCATGTGGGTGAAGGGGTTAAACTGGCTTGTGGCCGACACACTGAAGTCTCCGACACCGCTCCAAATAGAGAG aTGGTTACGTAAGCAGTTCTACGCCGTTGATCGTAACAGAGAAGACAG GATATCCTGCAAGGATCTGAAGAGCATGCTGAGCCAGGTCAACTACAGGGTGCCCAACATGAGGTTCCTCCGAGAGAAACTTCCG GACTCAGAGATGAGGAACGGAGACGTGTCCTTCAGCCAGTTCGCCCAGCTCTATCGCAGCCTCATGTTCGATGCTCAGAAAAAC ATGGAGATCCCATTTCTACAGAG GTTCATTGACAGACCAGAACAGAGGATCTCCCTCGACGACTTCAAGAGCTTCCTCCTGGAGTCTCAGAAG GAAATGTGGGCCACCGACAGCAGCAAGGTTCAGGAGTTTATGTTCGCCTACCTGAAAGACCCCCTGAGAGAAGTGGAGCAGCCCTATTTCCACCAAGACGAG CTCCTGACATACCTGTTCTCTAAAGAGAACACTGTCTGGGATTCCTCCCTGGACCAGGTGTGTCCTGACAATATGAACAACCCCCTGTCCCACTACTGGATCTCCTCTTCGCACAACAC CTACCTGACGGGAGACCAGTTTGCCAGCGAGTCGTCTCTGGAGGCGTACGCTCGCTGTCTGAGGATGGGCTGTCGCTGTATCGAAT TGGACTGCTGGGATGGTCCAGACGGAATGCCAGCCATCTACCACGGACACACCCTCACcacaaaaataaagttttgtgaTGTTTTGACCACCATCAAAGAGCATGCCTTTGTCACGTCTGA CTATCCCATCATCCTCTCCATCGAGGACCACTGCAGTATTGTGCAGCAGAGGAATATGGCCACTTACTTCAAGAAGGTGTTCGGAGACATGTTGCTGACCAAGGCGGTGGATATCGCAGCTGATGGCCTGCCCTCGCCCAACCAGCTCAAGAGGAAGATCCTTATCAAG CATAAGAAGCTTGCAGAGGGCAGTGCCTATGAGGAAGTGTCCACCTCCACTCCCTACTCAGAGAACGATATCAGCAACTCCATCAAAAATGGCATCCTGTACCTGGAAGACCCCATTAACCAT GAGTGGTACCCTCATTTCTTTGTCCTGACCAGCACTAAAATCTACTACTCAGAGGAGACCTCCAGTAACCAGGGcaatgatgatgaggaggagcacagagag GTATCCAACGGTATGGACCAGCACGTGACAGAGAAATGGTTTCACGGGAAGCTGGGTGCAGGGCGGGATGGGCGGCAGATAGCCGAGAGGTTACTGTCCGAGTACTGCCTGGAGACCGGCGCTCCTGATGGGTCCTTCCTGGTCCGAGAGAGCGAGACATTTGTGGGAGACTACACACTGTCTTTCTG GCGTTCAGGGCGGGTGCAGCACTGTCGTATTCACTCTCGTCAGGAGGCAGGCAGCCCCAAGTTCTACCTGACGGACAACCTGGTGTTCGACACGCTCTTTGCTCTGATCAACCActaccagcaggtggcgctgcGCTGCAACGAGTTTGAGATGAAGCTGACTGAGCCAGTGCCTCAAACCAACGCTCACGAGAGCAAAGA GTGGTACCACGCCAACCTCTCCAGGAGCCATGCCGAGAACATGCTGATGAGAGTTCCTCGTGACGGGGCTTTTCTTGTGAGGAAGAGAGCGGAACCAAATTCATTTGCCATTTCCTTCAG GGCGGAGGGAAAGATAAAGCACTGCCGCGTGCAGCAGGAGGGTCAGACTGTGGTGCTGGGCACCTCAGAGTTTGACAGCCTGGTAGATCTCATCAGCTACTATGAGAAGCACCCTCTGTACCGCAAAATGAAACTGCGCTATCCCATCAATGAGGACACACTGGAGAAGATAGGCACTGCT GAGCCAGACTACGGGTCTCTGTACGAGGGCAGGAATCCTGGTTTTTACGTGGAGGCCAACCAGATGCCAACATTTAAG TGCACGGTGAGAGCCATGTACGAGTATAAAGCCCAGAGGGATGACGAGCTGTCCTTCACTAAGAACGCCATTATTTCTAATGTGGACAAACAGGAAGGAGGATG GTGGAAGGGTGACTGTGGAGGGAAAAAGCAGCAGTGGTTTCCTGCGAACTACGTGGAGGAGATCAGTCCGTCGGCGGCGGAGCCTGACAGAACT GAGATGACAGAAAACAGCCCTCTGGGAGATTTGCTGAGAGGAAGTGTGGACGTGTCTTCCTGTCAGATTG TTCAGCGTCCTGAAGGGAAGGGCAGTCGGCCCCATGTCTTCTCCCTGGTGCCGAATGCCTCCATGCGGGCGGGCCCAGTGCTGGATGTCGCTGCCAACAGCCAAGAAGAACTCAAGGAATGGATGTTCAAAATCCGTGAGGTCACCATGACCTCAGAGGCCAAG ctggaggaggggaagatgatggagaggaggaagaagattgCACTGGAATTGTCCGACCTGGTCATCTACTGTAGGCCTGTGCCGTTTGATGAAGACA AGATCGGCACAGATCGGGCCTGTTTCAGGGACATGTCATCCTTCCCTGAGACCAAGGCGGAGAAGTACGTCAACGTGATCAAGGGGAAGAAGTTCCTGCAGTACAATCGACTGCAGCTGTCCAGGATCTACCCCAAAGGCCAGAGACTAGACTCCTCCAACTACGACCCCCTGCCCATGTGGCTCTGCGGGTCCCAGCTGGTAGCACTCAACTTCCAAACAGCAG ACAAGCCCATGCAGATGAACCAGGCTCTGTTCATGCTGAACGGACGGAGCGGCTACGTCCTTCAACCTCCCATCATGAGGGACGACACCTTTGATCCCTTCGACAGACACACGCTACGAGGCCTCGAACAAGTCACTCTAGTgatagag GTTTTGGGCGCCCGGCACCTGCCCAAGCACGGCCGTGGCATCGTGTGTCCTCTGATCGAGATCGAGGTGTGCGGGGCGGAATATGACAGCGCAAAGCAGAAGACTGATTCAGAAG CTGATAACGGCCTGAACCCCACGTGGCCCCGAAAGCCGTTCCAGTTCACAGTGGGCAACTCTGCCTTTGCCTTCCTGCGCTTCGTGGTTTACGAGATTGACATGTTCAATGACCAAAATTTCCTGGCTCAGGCCACGTTCCCTATTCACAGCCTCAAGACAG GTTACCGGTCAGTACCCCTAAAGAACAGCTACAATGAGGATCTGGAGCTGGCTTCTCTCTTAGTCCACATGGACATCGTCAGAGGCAGG GATGAGAACGGAGAGGTTCTGAGCCCGTTCCTCGCCGTCGGAGCCTCGCCACTGTTGGCGTCTGCCACAGCAGGGCGTGAACGTCTGGGGGAACTGAGCTCTGTGTCTTCGACTTCCTCCAACATGTCTCCTCTGCCCCAGTCGCCGGCCCAGGCCATGGCCTTCAGGGGGAGGGAGGGCTCCTTTGAGTCCCGCTACCAGTCGCCTCTGGACGACCTCAGGGTGTCCCAGGAGGCACTGATGGACCACATGGACCCGGCAAACAGAAG GATGCTGCGGAGGACCAACCGTGTTTAA
- the top1b gene encoding DNA topoisomerase 1 isoform X2, whose protein sequence is MKLNPPAEEVATFFAKMLDHEYTTKDIFRKNFFKDWRKEMTSEEKSKITDLNKCNFSEMSEYFKAQSEARKQMSKEEKLKIKEENERILQEYGFCIMDNHKERIGNFRIEPPGLFRGRGDHPKMGMLKRRIRPEDIIINCSKDSKQPKPPPGTKWKEVRHDNKVTWLVSWTENIQGSIKYIMLNPSSRIKGEKDWQKYETARRLKKCVDRIRNQYREDWKSKEMRIRQRAVALYFIDKLALRAGNEKEEGETADTVGCCSLRVEHIKLYPKMDDQEYVVEFDFLGKDSIRYYNKIPVEKRVFKNLQLFLENKQPEDDLFDRLNTSILNKHLQELMDGLTAKVFRTYNASITLQQQLKELSCSDDSIPAKVLSYNRANRAVAILCNHQRAPPKTFEKSMQNLQTKIDEKQNQLSAARKQLKAAKADHKASHDDKSKKTVEVKRKAVQRIEEQLMKLQVQATDREENKQIALGTSKLNYLDPRISVAWCKKWGVPIEKIYNKTQREKFAWAIDMAEKDYEF, encoded by the exons ATGAAACTTAATCCTCCTGCTGAGGAGGTAGCTACTTTTTTTGCCAAGATGTTGGATCATGAGTACACCACTAAGGACATCTTCAGGAAGAACTTCTTTAAAGACTGGAGAAAG GAAATGACATCAGAGGAGAAGTCAAAGATCACCGACCTGAACAAGTGCAACTTCAGTGAGATGAGTGAATACTTCAAGGCCCAATCAGAAGCTAGGAAACAGATgtcaaaagaggaaaaactg AAAATCAAAGAAGAGAATGAGAGAATCCTCCAGGAGTACGGTTTCTGCATCATGGACAACCACAAGGAGAGGATCGGAAACTTCCGCATCGAGCCCCCAGGCCTCTTCCGAGGACGAGGCGATCATCCGAAGATGGGCATGCTGAAGCGTCGCATCAGACCTGAAGACATCATTATTAACTGTAGCAA GGACTCCAAGCAACCTAAACCTCCCCCAGGGACAAAATGGAAGGAGGTTCGCCATGACAACAAGGTGACCTGGCTGGTGTCTTGGACGGAGAACATTCAGGGTTCCATCAAGTACATCATGTTGAATCCCAGCTCCAGGATCAAG ggggAGAAGGACTGGCAGAAATATGAGACAGCTCGACGGTTGAAGAAGTGCGTGGATCGCATCCGTAACCAGTACAGAGAAGACTGGAAGTCAAAAGAGATGAGGATCAGACAGAGAGCTGTTGCTCTGTATTTCATAGACAAG CTTGCGCTGAGGGCAGGTAACGAAAAGGAGGAAGGTGAGACTGCGGACACAGTGGGCTGCTGCTCGCTGCGAGTGGAGCACATCAAACTGTACCCCAAGATGGATGACCAGGAGTACGTGGTGGAGTTTGACTTCTTGGGCAAGGACTCCATCCGTTACTACAATAAGATTCCCGTGGAGAAGAGG GTCTTTAAAAACCTTCAGCTCTTCCTGGAAAACAAGCAGCCTGAAGATGACCTCTTCGACAGACTGAAT ACTTCGATTCTGAACAAGCACTTACAGGAGCTGATGGATGGCCTGACAGCTAAGGTCTTTCGTACCTACAATGCCTCCATCACCCTGCAGCAGCAACTCAAGGAGCTCTCCTGCT CGGATGACAGCATCCCAGCTAAAGTCCTGTCATACAACCGAGCCAACCGGGCAGTGGCCATCCTCTGTAACCACCAGAGAGCTCCACCAAAAACATTTGAGAAGTCCATGCAAAACCTTCAAACCAAG aTCGACGAGAAACAGAATCAGCTGTCAGCAGCCAGGAAGCAGCTAAAGGCTGCCAAGGCTGACCATAAGGCTTCCCATGATGACAAGAGCAAAAA GACTGTGGAGGTGAAGCGTAAAGCTGTCCAAAGGATAGAGGAGCAGCTGATGAAGCTTCAGGTGCAggccacagacagagaggagaacaaGCAGATTGCTCTTGGCACCTCCAAGCTCAACTACCTGGATCCACGTATCTCTGTTGCATG GTGCAAGAAATGGGGCGTTCCCATTGAGAAGATCTATAACAAAACCCAGAGGGAGAAGTTTGCCTGGGCAATCGACATGGCTGAAAAGGACTATGAGTTTTAA
- the top1b gene encoding DNA topoisomerase 1 isoform X1 translates to MSGDHGHGDSQANSGSKGSDSHKHKDKHKDKEHRHKDHKKDKEREKLKHSNSEHKEHSEKKHRDKEKLRHGDGSSDKHREKHKEKDKDKEKRREEKIKSSHADKPKKEKENGYVRNTSPAVIKSEPEEDNGFYPSPQHIKTSKREYDDEECEYKPKKVKTEHDKKAKKRKHEYEEDEDEDIKPKKKTKDKKVTEGKKSKKEEEEKWKWWEEERYTDGSKWRFLEHKGPVFAPPYEPLPDKVKFYYDGKPMKLNPPAEEVATFFAKMLDHEYTTKDIFRKNFFKDWRKEMTSEEKSKITDLNKCNFSEMSEYFKAQSEARKQMSKEEKLKIKEENERILQEYGFCIMDNHKERIGNFRIEPPGLFRGRGDHPKMGMLKRRIRPEDIIINCSKDSKQPKPPPGTKWKEVRHDNKVTWLVSWTENIQGSIKYIMLNPSSRIKGEKDWQKYETARRLKKCVDRIRNQYREDWKSKEMRIRQRAVALYFIDKLALRAGNEKEEGETADTVGCCSLRVEHIKLYPKMDDQEYVVEFDFLGKDSIRYYNKIPVEKRVFKNLQLFLENKQPEDDLFDRLNTSILNKHLQELMDGLTAKVFRTYNASITLQQQLKELSCSDDSIPAKVLSYNRANRAVAILCNHQRAPPKTFEKSMQNLQTKIDEKQNQLSAARKQLKAAKADHKASHDDKSKKTVEVKRKAVQRIEEQLMKLQVQATDREENKQIALGTSKLNYLDPRISVAWCKKWGVPIEKIYNKTQREKFAWAIDMAEKDYEF, encoded by the exons ACTCTCACAAACATAAAGACAAGCACAAAGACAaggaacacagacacaaagaccacaagaaagacaaggagagggagaaatTAAAGCACAGCAACAG CGAGCATAAGGAGCACTCTgagaagaaacacagagacaaagagaagctGAGGCACGGTGACGGCAGCTCAGACAAGCAcagggaaaaacacaaagagaaagacaaggacaaagagaagaggagagaagagaag ATCAAATCATCCCACGCAGATAAGCCtaagaaggagaaagaaaatggatACGTAAG AAACACAAGCCCTGCTGTTATTAAGAGCGAGCCTGAAGAAGACAACGGCTTCTACCCCTCTCCAcaacacatcaagacctccaaaCGAGAGTATGATGATGAAGA ATGTGAATACAAGCCCAAAAAAGTCAAGACAGAACATGACAAAAAGGCCAAGAAGAGGAAACATGAgtacgaggaggacgaggatgag GACATCAAGCccaaaaagaagacaaaagacaaaaaggtgacagagggaaagaaatccaaaaaagaagaagaggagaagtgGAAATG GTGGGAGGAGGAAAGATATACCGATGGCTCCAAATGGCGCTTCCTTGAgcataaaggtccagtgttTGCACCTCCGTATGAACCTTTGCCTGACAAAGTCAAGTTTTACTATGATG GTAAGCCTATGAAACTTAATCCTCCTGCTGAGGAGGTAGCTACTTTTTTTGCCAAGATGTTGGATCATGAGTACACCACTAAGGACATCTTCAGGAAGAACTTCTTTAAAGACTGGAGAAAG GAAATGACATCAGAGGAGAAGTCAAAGATCACCGACCTGAACAAGTGCAACTTCAGTGAGATGAGTGAATACTTCAAGGCCCAATCAGAAGCTAGGAAACAGATgtcaaaagaggaaaaactg AAAATCAAAGAAGAGAATGAGAGAATCCTCCAGGAGTACGGTTTCTGCATCATGGACAACCACAAGGAGAGGATCGGAAACTTCCGCATCGAGCCCCCAGGCCTCTTCCGAGGACGAGGCGATCATCCGAAGATGGGCATGCTGAAGCGTCGCATCAGACCTGAAGACATCATTATTAACTGTAGCAA GGACTCCAAGCAACCTAAACCTCCCCCAGGGACAAAATGGAAGGAGGTTCGCCATGACAACAAGGTGACCTGGCTGGTGTCTTGGACGGAGAACATTCAGGGTTCCATCAAGTACATCATGTTGAATCCCAGCTCCAGGATCAAG ggggAGAAGGACTGGCAGAAATATGAGACAGCTCGACGGTTGAAGAAGTGCGTGGATCGCATCCGTAACCAGTACAGAGAAGACTGGAAGTCAAAAGAGATGAGGATCAGACAGAGAGCTGTTGCTCTGTATTTCATAGACAAG CTTGCGCTGAGGGCAGGTAACGAAAAGGAGGAAGGTGAGACTGCGGACACAGTGGGCTGCTGCTCGCTGCGAGTGGAGCACATCAAACTGTACCCCAAGATGGATGACCAGGAGTACGTGGTGGAGTTTGACTTCTTGGGCAAGGACTCCATCCGTTACTACAATAAGATTCCCGTGGAGAAGAGG GTCTTTAAAAACCTTCAGCTCTTCCTGGAAAACAAGCAGCCTGAAGATGACCTCTTCGACAGACTGAAT ACTTCGATTCTGAACAAGCACTTACAGGAGCTGATGGATGGCCTGACAGCTAAGGTCTTTCGTACCTACAATGCCTCCATCACCCTGCAGCAGCAACTCAAGGAGCTCTCCTGCT CGGATGACAGCATCCCAGCTAAAGTCCTGTCATACAACCGAGCCAACCGGGCAGTGGCCATCCTCTGTAACCACCAGAGAGCTCCACCAAAAACATTTGAGAAGTCCATGCAAAACCTTCAAACCAAG aTCGACGAGAAACAGAATCAGCTGTCAGCAGCCAGGAAGCAGCTAAAGGCTGCCAAGGCTGACCATAAGGCTTCCCATGATGACAAGAGCAAAAA GACTGTGGAGGTGAAGCGTAAAGCTGTCCAAAGGATAGAGGAGCAGCTGATGAAGCTTCAGGTGCAggccacagacagagaggagaacaaGCAGATTGCTCTTGGCACCTCCAAGCTCAACTACCTGGATCCACGTATCTCTGTTGCATG GTGCAAGAAATGGGGCGTTCCCATTGAGAAGATCTATAACAAAACCCAGAGGGAGAAGTTTGCCTGGGCAATCGACATGGCTGAAAAGGACTATGAGTTTTAA